In one Serinus canaria isolate serCan28SL12 chromosome 2, serCan2020, whole genome shotgun sequence genomic region, the following are encoded:
- the DPY19L4 gene encoding probable C-mannosyltransferase DPY19L4 isoform X1 has protein sequence MRERSRPRGRREAGGGAGGADASPRRERRGEPAAGCGHGPAMEEGAADLRQRKKQNCSESDKMAPEERNKENSKLGRAPKYLLIQRFAKLFFGCLAAVTSGMMYAVYLSTYHERKFWFSSRQELEREITFQGDSAIYYSFYKELLKAPSFERGVYELTHNNKTVSLKTINAVKQMTLYPELIASVLYQASGSEEVIEPVYFYIGIVFGLQGIYVTALFVTSWVMSGTWLAGMLTVAWFIINRTDTTRIDYSIPSRENWALPYFACQVAALTGYLKKNLNCSAEKFCYLLVNASTYTFMMMWEYSHYLLFVQAVSLFLLDSFALAQTEKVHEVYRIYLFSVIVGYLLQFENSALLVSPLLSLVVALMLSKSLQMNMKKSTFVSRLLKIMYIYLVLTVAVTLNFLLKMFIPHKENGHLLKFIEVKLGLNTTKNFTMNWLLCQESLQAPSQDFFLRLTQSSLLPFYILVLIICLFSVTQVIFRRICGEPLKETVKLEDGRIGERPEIVYHVIHTILLGCLAMCLEGMKYLWTPYVCMLAAFGVCSPELWMTLFKWLRLKAVHPILLALILSMAVPTIIGFSLWKEFFPRIMTELTELQEFYDPDTVELMTWIKRQAPVAAVFAGSPQLMGVIKLCTGWMVSSLPLYNDDDLLKRNENIYQIYSKRSAEDIYKILTSYKANFLVIEDSICNEVGPVRGCRVKDLLDIANGHVVCEEGDNYAYSKYGRFCHEIKMNYSPYVNYFTRVYWNRSYFVYRINTVISFQS, from the exons ATGCGGGAGCGCTCCCGCCCCCGCGGCCGGCGGgaggcgggcggcggcgcgggcggggcggACGCGTCGCCCCGCAGAGAGCGGCGGGGGGAGCCAGCGGCGGGCTGCGGGCACGGGCCGGCCATGGAGGAAG gGGCAGCAGACCTGcgacagagaaagaaacaaaactgctcAGAATCTGACAAAATGGCTCCagaggagagaaacaaagaaaattcaaagcTGGGAAGGGCGCCAAAAT ATCTGTTAATCCAGCGTTTTGCAAAGCTTTTCTTTGGCTGTCTCGCGGCAGTCACCAGTGGAATGATGTACGCTGTGTACCTCTCTACATATCATGAACGGAAATTCTGGTTTTCCAGCAGGCAG gaactTGAACGAGAAATTACATTTCAGGGTGACAGTGCCATTTATTACTCATTCTATAAAGAACTGCTAAAGGCTCCTTCCTTTGAAAGAG gTGTTTATGAATTGACACACAACAATAAGACAGTATCACTGAAGACCATAAATGCTGTCAAGCAAATGACTTTGTACCCAGAGTTGATTGCCAGTGTTTTATATCAAGCATCTGGTAGCGAA GAAGTTATTGAACCAGTGTATTTCTACATTGGTATAGTTTTTGGACTGCAGGGAATTTATGTGACTGCATTGTTTGTAACCAGTTGGGTTATGAGTGGGACTTGGCTGGCAGGAATGCTGACTGTAGCATGGTTCATTATTAACAG GACAGACACAACAAGAATTGATTATTCCATACCATCAAGAGAAAATTGGGCTTTGCCGTATTTTGCATGTCAAGTAGCAGCTCTCACAGGCTATTTAAAAAAGAACCTAAACTGTTCTGCTGAG aaGTTTTGTTATCTTTTGGTGAATGCCTCAACATATACCTTCATGATGATGTGGGAATACAGTCATTATCTCCTGTTTGTCCAggctgtttctcttttcctgttagACAGCTTTGCCCTAGCACAGACAGAGAAG GTGCACGAGGTATACAGAATCTACCTGTTTTCTGTCATTGTGGGGTACCTTCTGCAGTTTGAAAATTCAGCCTTACTAGTGTCACCATTACTGAGTCTTGTGGTAGCTTTAATGCTCTCCAAATCCCTTCAG atgaatatgaaaaaaagcacatttgtgTCAAGATTGCTGAAaataatgtatatttatttGGTACTTACAGTAGCAGTGACACTAAACTTCTTATTAAAG atgtTCATTCCTCATAAAGAAAATGGGCATCTGCTGAAGTTCATTGAAGTAAAACTTGGCTTAAACACAACTAA GAATTTTACAATGAATTGGCTCCTTTGTCAAGAATCTCTTCAGGCACCCTCCCAAGACTTTTTTTTGCGACTAACACAGTCATCGCTGTtgcctttttatattttagtattaattatctgccttttttctgtAACTCAGGTCATTTTTAGGAGAATTTG TGGTGAGCCACTGAAAGAGACAGTTAAACTTGAGGATGGTCGAATTGGAGAGAGGCCAGAAATAGTTTATCATGTAATTCACACAATTTTGCTTGGTTGTCTAGCGATGTGTTTGGAAGG aatgaaatatCTATGGACACCTTATGTTTGTATGCTTGCTGCATTTGGTGTGTGTTCTCCTGAACTTTGGATGACGCTTTTCAAGTGGCTTCGACTGAAAGCTGTGCACCCAATACTGCTG GCTCTTATTCTGAGTATGGCAGTTCCCACTATAATTGGATTCAGCTTGTGGAAAGAG TTTTTCCCTAGAATAATGACAGAGCTTACGGAACTGCAAGAATTCTATGATCCTGATACAGTAGAACTTATGACATGGATAAA ACGCCaggctcctgtggctgcagtgttTGCAGGCAGCCCACAGCTCATGGGTGTGATTAAGCTCTGTACGGGATGGATGGTGTCGAGCCTGCCTTTGTATAATGATGATGatcttctgaaaagaaatgagaat ATTTATCAGATCTATTCAAAGAGGTCAGCAGAGGATATTTATAAGATACTCACATCTTACAAAGCCAACTTTCTGGTTATTGAAGATTCAATTTGCAATGAAGTGGGACCTGTAAGAGGATGTAGAGTCAAAGATCTGTTGGATATTGCTAATGGTCAT gTGGTTTGTGAGGAAGGTGACAACTATGCCTACTCAAAATATGGACGATTTTGTCATGAAATCAAAATGAACTATTCTCCATATGTGAATTATTTCACTCGAGTATACTGGAATAGATCCTACTTTGTATATAGAATCAACACTGTGATATCCTTCCAGTCCTAA
- the DPY19L4 gene encoding probable C-mannosyltransferase DPY19L4 isoform X2, with the protein MAPEERNKENSKLGRAPKYLLIQRFAKLFFGCLAAVTSGMMYAVYLSTYHERKFWFSSRQELEREITFQGDSAIYYSFYKELLKAPSFERGVYELTHNNKTVSLKTINAVKQMTLYPELIASVLYQASGSEEVIEPVYFYIGIVFGLQGIYVTALFVTSWVMSGTWLAGMLTVAWFIINRTDTTRIDYSIPSRENWALPYFACQVAALTGYLKKNLNCSAEKFCYLLVNASTYTFMMMWEYSHYLLFVQAVSLFLLDSFALAQTEKVHEVYRIYLFSVIVGYLLQFENSALLVSPLLSLVVALMLSKSLQMNMKKSTFVSRLLKIMYIYLVLTVAVTLNFLLKMFIPHKENGHLLKFIEVKLGLNTTKNFTMNWLLCQESLQAPSQDFFLRLTQSSLLPFYILVLIICLFSVTQVIFRRICGEPLKETVKLEDGRIGERPEIVYHVIHTILLGCLAMCLEGMKYLWTPYVCMLAAFGVCSPELWMTLFKWLRLKAVHPILLALILSMAVPTIIGFSLWKEFFPRIMTELTELQEFYDPDTVELMTWIKRQAPVAAVFAGSPQLMGVIKLCTGWMVSSLPLYNDDDLLKRNENIYQIYSKRSAEDIYKILTSYKANFLVIEDSICNEVGPVRGCRVKDLLDIANGHVVCEEGDNYAYSKYGRFCHEIKMNYSPYVNYFTRVYWNRSYFVYRINTVISFQS; encoded by the exons ATGGCTCCagaggagagaaacaaagaaaattcaaagcTGGGAAGGGCGCCAAAAT ATCTGTTAATCCAGCGTTTTGCAAAGCTTTTCTTTGGCTGTCTCGCGGCAGTCACCAGTGGAATGATGTACGCTGTGTACCTCTCTACATATCATGAACGGAAATTCTGGTTTTCCAGCAGGCAG gaactTGAACGAGAAATTACATTTCAGGGTGACAGTGCCATTTATTACTCATTCTATAAAGAACTGCTAAAGGCTCCTTCCTTTGAAAGAG gTGTTTATGAATTGACACACAACAATAAGACAGTATCACTGAAGACCATAAATGCTGTCAAGCAAATGACTTTGTACCCAGAGTTGATTGCCAGTGTTTTATATCAAGCATCTGGTAGCGAA GAAGTTATTGAACCAGTGTATTTCTACATTGGTATAGTTTTTGGACTGCAGGGAATTTATGTGACTGCATTGTTTGTAACCAGTTGGGTTATGAGTGGGACTTGGCTGGCAGGAATGCTGACTGTAGCATGGTTCATTATTAACAG GACAGACACAACAAGAATTGATTATTCCATACCATCAAGAGAAAATTGGGCTTTGCCGTATTTTGCATGTCAAGTAGCAGCTCTCACAGGCTATTTAAAAAAGAACCTAAACTGTTCTGCTGAG aaGTTTTGTTATCTTTTGGTGAATGCCTCAACATATACCTTCATGATGATGTGGGAATACAGTCATTATCTCCTGTTTGTCCAggctgtttctcttttcctgttagACAGCTTTGCCCTAGCACAGACAGAGAAG GTGCACGAGGTATACAGAATCTACCTGTTTTCTGTCATTGTGGGGTACCTTCTGCAGTTTGAAAATTCAGCCTTACTAGTGTCACCATTACTGAGTCTTGTGGTAGCTTTAATGCTCTCCAAATCCCTTCAG atgaatatgaaaaaaagcacatttgtgTCAAGATTGCTGAAaataatgtatatttatttGGTACTTACAGTAGCAGTGACACTAAACTTCTTATTAAAG atgtTCATTCCTCATAAAGAAAATGGGCATCTGCTGAAGTTCATTGAAGTAAAACTTGGCTTAAACACAACTAA GAATTTTACAATGAATTGGCTCCTTTGTCAAGAATCTCTTCAGGCACCCTCCCAAGACTTTTTTTTGCGACTAACACAGTCATCGCTGTtgcctttttatattttagtattaattatctgccttttttctgtAACTCAGGTCATTTTTAGGAGAATTTG TGGTGAGCCACTGAAAGAGACAGTTAAACTTGAGGATGGTCGAATTGGAGAGAGGCCAGAAATAGTTTATCATGTAATTCACACAATTTTGCTTGGTTGTCTAGCGATGTGTTTGGAAGG aatgaaatatCTATGGACACCTTATGTTTGTATGCTTGCTGCATTTGGTGTGTGTTCTCCTGAACTTTGGATGACGCTTTTCAAGTGGCTTCGACTGAAAGCTGTGCACCCAATACTGCTG GCTCTTATTCTGAGTATGGCAGTTCCCACTATAATTGGATTCAGCTTGTGGAAAGAG TTTTTCCCTAGAATAATGACAGAGCTTACGGAACTGCAAGAATTCTATGATCCTGATACAGTAGAACTTATGACATGGATAAA ACGCCaggctcctgtggctgcagtgttTGCAGGCAGCCCACAGCTCATGGGTGTGATTAAGCTCTGTACGGGATGGATGGTGTCGAGCCTGCCTTTGTATAATGATGATGatcttctgaaaagaaatgagaat ATTTATCAGATCTATTCAAAGAGGTCAGCAGAGGATATTTATAAGATACTCACATCTTACAAAGCCAACTTTCTGGTTATTGAAGATTCAATTTGCAATGAAGTGGGACCTGTAAGAGGATGTAGAGTCAAAGATCTGTTGGATATTGCTAATGGTCAT gTGGTTTGTGAGGAAGGTGACAACTATGCCTACTCAAAATATGGACGATTTTGTCATGAAATCAAAATGAACTATTCTCCATATGTGAATTATTTCACTCGAGTATACTGGAATAGATCCTACTTTGTATATAGAATCAACACTGTGATATCCTTCCAGTCCTAA